CAGTAATATGGCCGATACCGTCAAAAGACCGACTATCCGAATATATTTCATATTGTACCATCCCCCTTTCCCCTTTTTTTCCCAACCAGGGTTCCTATAAGGAGAAGCAGCGGGATGACCGCGATGAAAACAAAATTTTCTGTGATCAGAACCGAGTTTAAAATGTCCTGTTTTTGTTCATTGTCCAAATACAGGCTAAACAAAAAGGCAATGGCTGAGGTGTATAGCACATAATCCTGGGTTCGATTCCCGGCGTTAAAAATATGCTGAAGTCCCCTGGAAGCGCCGTATATATAGCTGATTATGGTACTTGCCAAGGAAATTAACCATATGGACATGAAGATCAAGTCAATTCTTTCAATAATCATCGTACCCAAAGATTTGAGAAGGAATAAAACCGGGGTAGTTACCTGCAAGCTTTGGTTAGGTGTCAGAGACAGCGAGCAAACCAAGACCACAAAGGTATAGAACAAGGTAACTAACACATTTTCGAAGGTTAAAAATTTGTATACCCCTTTTTTGTCATCAACAAGCATATAACTGAGCAAGAAGATCTCCATACCGGTAAAAGCAAACCATGCAGGTTTAATCCCTTTAAAAATCTTGGTCCAGCCTGAATCAAACAATGGAAAGATATATCTTATATCTGAATCTTCCAATCCCCAAATCAAAAGAACAACTAATAGTACAAATAAAATGGAAACCAGACCGTCGAACTGCGCAATTACCCGCAGATTC
This Paenibacillus larvae subsp. larvae DNA region includes the following protein-coding sequences:
- a CDS encoding GerAB/ArcD/ProY family transporter, with translation MTDKLTITKIQLVFLLFQTQIGIRVLELSYDLHKKVGISGWISVILTGIAVQLILTVMYFLCIRFPKESLYEFMVHIVGKKIAILLAFAYVAHFTLNATSVLSGGIMRLQAWAYPLTPPWAIGLLFLIIMLYFCGQNLRVIAQFDGLVSILFVLLVVLLIWGLEDSDIRYIFPLFDSGWTKIFKGIKPAWFAFTGMEIFLLSYMLVDDKKGVYKFLTFENVLVTLFYTFVVLVCSLSLTPNQSLQVTTPVLFLLKSLGTMIIERIDLIFMSIWLISLASTIISYIYGASRGLQHIFNAGNRTQDYVLYTSAIAFLFSLYLDNEQKQDILNSVLITENFVFIAVIPLLLLIGTLVGKKRGKGDGTI